A genomic region of Papaver somniferum cultivar HN1 chromosome 7, ASM357369v1, whole genome shotgun sequence contains the following coding sequences:
- the LOC113297758 gene encoding uncharacterized protein LOC113297758 isoform X1, giving the protein MVATTRRKSKITKKNAAEESEHIEEGKPSIQKLQDLQDELDEVKDEANEKILKLEHKYKEKWRSVYHKRKKLITSIPDFWLTAFLNHPGLGDLITEDDRKVFKYLKSLDVEEFKNVKSTYSITFNFSPNPYFEDANLSKTFSFSDEGMATKITGTKIKWKEGMDIANGVNREKKGSKRPFVEESFFTWFNEAQQEFPEGIHDEVAEIIKGDLWPNPLKYFNNVSDEDGSEGEEEDEKDSDGEKNGDEEFEVDGDGEKVSDEDGSEGEEEDEKDSDGEKNGDEEFEVDGDGEKVSDEDGSEGEEENEKDSDGEKKVAGDGEKNLDNHISTSLDVGTDLVQSHENELSLTVDVGHVFQTDLVFDSRDHIIQWCQEVGKQNKIVIVIIKSQKPIAGKKARLTLGCERGGFFRNHKKKSEQLKEKPRQRKRATGTKKCGCPFALKGVWSPGDKWKLEVQCGRHNHELAVGNSYVGRLKEDERQLLIEMTKSGLRPRQVLKTIKQTREGNMSTMRTIYNARSRLRLGDMERRSAMQQVMKLLSEHHYVEWHRMDTETNEVKDILWAHPESLQLAKCFPSVLLVDCTYKTKRYRMPLFEIVGVTSTCKTFTVAFGIMEAETEAHYSWALSCLRTIYDAESLPSVFVTEKESALIRGISDIFPQASQLLCTYHISKDVASNCKKHFQNSEELDIFLKEWNEITQAKTHIDFYDGFAEFERKWVNYPACLRYLRETWLEQKEHFVSSWTSEVKHFGYTTTNRAKKAHSELKQHLRSSKRNYTSCWMAMHRMIIGEIIAVKASFEKTLSTLQPSYSSPAFNELRGLVSHHALDLLVMELSWDIEVDIDGSDCRCAISFTHGLPCVHKIVGFAQEGRPIPLSEIDPHWRTLTAIPTTKRHSDSDYLPDWDLFKQKWETSTEEERQGMWRKLKHIVTPTLIMTEEPSPFDCLEDQIVEPTLDATEKSSDCGSLEEQTTQNPVDSDHMEDQIVTSVLTTAEEPSSCVALDVVIPNSTKVPEPDDCKHTEDPTVTLTLSIAEEPSNLVHVEDKMITPTDSDASTR; this is encoded by the exons ATGGTTGCAACAACAAGAAGGAAGTCTAAGATTACAAAGAAAAATGCAGCAGAAGAATCAGAACACATTGAAGAAGGAAAACCTTCTATTCAGAAGTTACAAGACCTTCAAGATGAACTTGACGAG GTCAAGGATGAGGCAAATGAAAAGATATTGAAATTGGAGCATAAGTATAAAGAGAAATGGAGGTCTGTGTATCATAAAAGGAAGAAGCTAATCACTTCGATTCCTGATTTCTGGTTAACTGCG TTTTTGAATCATCCTGGACTTGGTGATCTCATAACTGAAGACGATCGAAAG GTTTTCAAGTACCTAAAGTCACTGGATGTTGAAGAATTTAAAAACGTGAAGTCTACATACTCGATAACCTTT AACTTTAGCCCGAACCCGTACTTTGAAGATGCAAACCTCTCAAAGACATTCTCATTCTCTGATGAAGGGATGGCTACCAAGATAACTGGTACAAAAATCAAGTGGAAGGAGGGCATG GACATTGCTAATGGAGTTAATCGTGAGAAAAAAGGGAGCAAACGTCCCTTTGTCGAAGAAag CTTTTTTACCTGGTTCAACGAGGCCCAACAAGAATTTCCGGAAGGGATTCATGATGAG GTGGCAGAGATAATAAAAGGGGATTTATGGCCCAATCCTCTTAAATATTTTAACAAT GTGTCTGATGAAGATGGTtctgagggagaagaagaagatgagaaagatTCTGATGGAGAGAAAAATGGTGATGAGGAGTTTGAGGTAGATGGAGATGGTGAAAAG GTGTCTGATGAAGATGGTtctgagggagaagaagaagatgagaaagatTCTGATGGAGAGAAAAATGGTGATGAGGAGTTTGAGGTAGATGGAGATGGTGAAAAG GTGTCTGATGAAGATGGTtctgagggagaagaagaaaatgagaaagattCTGATGGAGAGAAAAAGGTAGCTGGAGATGGTGAAAAG AATTTGGATAATCATATCAGTACCAGCTTAGACGTGGGTACTGATTTGGTGCAAAGTCATGAGAATGAGCTATCATTAACTGTGGATGTGGGACATGTTTTCCAAACTGATCTG GTGTTTGATTCACGAGATCATATCATCCAGTGGTGTCAGGAGGTCGGTAAGCAAAATAAGATAGTGATTGTGATTATTAAATCTCAAAAACCAATTGCAGGTAAAAAAGCCAGACTCACACTTGGGTGTGAGAGGGGAGGTTTTTTTCGCAACCACAAGAAGAAGTCAGAACAACTTAAGGAGAAACCACGACAGAGGAAAAGAGCAACTGGGACAAAGAAGTGTGGATGTCCCTTTGCCTTAAAAGGAGTATGGTCTCCAGGTGATAAATGGAAGCTTGAGGTTCAGTGTGGGAGACACAACCACGAGCTTGCTGTTGGGAATTCTTATGTTGGCAGGCTAAAGGAAGATGAGAGACAATTACTTATTGAAATGACAAAGAGTGGGCTCCGACCGAGACAAGTGCTTaaaacaatcaaacaaacaaggGAAGGGAACATGTCGACTATGAGAACTATTTACAATGCGAGGTCACGTTTGAGGTTAGGCGATATGGAAAGAAGGTCTGCGATGCAGCAGGTTATGAAACTCTTGTCAGAACATCATTATGTGGAATGGCATAGGATGGATACAGAGACAAATGAAGTAAAAGACATATTATGGGCCCACCCTGAATCCCTTCAATTAGCGAAGTGCTTTCCTTCTGTTTTATTGGTTGACTGCACATATAAAACAAAGCGATACCGAATGCCGTTATTCGAGATTGTAGGGGTTACATCAACGTGCAAGACATTCACCGTCGCGTTTGGGATTATGGAGGCTGAGACAGAAGCGCACTACTCATGGGCCTTATCTTGTCTTAGGACGATTTATGATGCAGAGTCTCTGCCCTCTGTATTTGTGACAGAGAAAGAGAGTGCACTGATTAGGGGAATAAGTGATATCTTTCCACAAGCCAGCCAACTACTTTGCACTTACCACATTTCCAAGGATGTGGCATCAAATTGCAAGAAACATTTCCAGAACAGTGAAGAATTGGACATATTTTTGAAAGAGTGGAATGAAATAACACAAGCGAAAACGCATATTGACTTCTATGATGGTTTTGCAGAATTTGAACGTAAATGGGTCAATTATCCTGCTTGCTTGAGATATCTGCGGGAAACGTGGTTAGAACAGAAAGAGCATTTTGTATCGTCATGGACCAGTGAAGTTAAGCATTTTGGATACACAACCACAAATAGAGCTAAGAAAGCACATTCAGAATTAAAACAACACCTGAGATCATCAAAACGTAACTATACATCATGTTGGATGGCGATGCACAGGATGATAATTGGGGAAATAATAGCAGTGAAGGCCTCATTTGAGAAAACTTTGTCTACACTACAACCTTCTTATAGTTCACCTGCATTTAATGAGTTAAGGGGTCTTGTTTCTCACCATGCTCTCGATCTATTGGTCATGGAGCTCTCGTGGGATATCGAAGTTGACATTGATGGTTCAGATTGTCGATGTGCAATAAGTTTTACACATGGACTGCCTTGTGTTCACAAGATAGTCGGATTTGCTCAAGAGGGTCGACCTATTCCTTTGTCTGAGATTGACCCACATTGGAGGACACTCACGGCAATCCCTACCACAAAGCGACACAGTGATTCAGATTACCTCCCTGATTGGGATCTTTTCAAACAGAAATGGGAGACTTCGACCGAAGAAGAACGCCAAGGAATGTGGAGGAAGCTAAAGCATATCGTCACTCCCACTTTGATAATGACAGAAGAGCCCAGCCCCTTTGATTGCTTGGAGGATCAGATCGTGGAGCCCACCTTAGACGCCACAGAAAAATCCAGTGATTGCGGATCATTGGAAGAACAAACTACACAGAACCCTGTTGATAGTGATCACATGGAAGATCAAATTGTTACATCTGTATTGACTACCGCGGAAGAACCCAGTAGTTGTGTAGCCTTGGACGTTGTTATTCCCAATTCGACAAAGGTGCCCGAACCCGATGATTGTAAACACACGGAGGATCCAACTGTTACTCTTACCTTGTCAATTGCGGAAGAGCCCTCTAATCTTGTGCATGTGGAGGATAAAATGATTACTCCCACCGACAGTGACGCAAGTACTAGGTGA
- the LOC113297758 gene encoding uncharacterized protein LOC113297758 isoform X2 has translation MVATTRRKSKITKKNAAEESEHIEEGKPSIQKLQDLQDELDEVKDEANEKILKLEHKYKEKWRSVYHKRKKLITSIPDFWLTAFLNHPGLGDLITEDDRKVFKYLKSLDVEEFKNVKSTYSITFNFSPNPYFEDANLSKTFSFSDEGMATKITGTKIKWKEGMDIANGVNREKKGSKRPFVEESFFTWFNEAQQEFPEGIHDEVAEIIKGDLWPNPLKYFNNVSDEDGSEGEEEDEKDSDGEKNGDEEFEVDGDGEKNLDNHISTSLDVGTDLVQSHENELSLTVDVGHVFQTDLVFDSRDHIIQWCQEVGKQNKIVIVIIKSQKPIAGKKARLTLGCERGGFFRNHKKKSEQLKEKPRQRKRATGTKKCGCPFALKGVWSPGDKWKLEVQCGRHNHELAVGNSYVGRLKEDERQLLIEMTKSGLRPRQVLKTIKQTREGNMSTMRTIYNARSRLRLGDMERRSAMQQVMKLLSEHHYVEWHRMDTETNEVKDILWAHPESLQLAKCFPSVLLVDCTYKTKRYRMPLFEIVGVTSTCKTFTVAFGIMEAETEAHYSWALSCLRTIYDAESLPSVFVTEKESALIRGISDIFPQASQLLCTYHISKDVASNCKKHFQNSEELDIFLKEWNEITQAKTHIDFYDGFAEFERKWVNYPACLRYLRETWLEQKEHFVSSWTSEVKHFGYTTTNRAKKAHSELKQHLRSSKRNYTSCWMAMHRMIIGEIIAVKASFEKTLSTLQPSYSSPAFNELRGLVSHHALDLLVMELSWDIEVDIDGSDCRCAISFTHGLPCVHKIVGFAQEGRPIPLSEIDPHWRTLTAIPTTKRHSDSDYLPDWDLFKQKWETSTEEERQGMWRKLKHIVTPTLIMTEEPSPFDCLEDQIVEPTLDATEKSSDCGSLEEQTTQNPVDSDHMEDQIVTSVLTTAEEPSSCVALDVVIPNSTKVPEPDDCKHTEDPTVTLTLSIAEEPSNLVHVEDKMITPTDSDASTR, from the exons ATGGTTGCAACAACAAGAAGGAAGTCTAAGATTACAAAGAAAAATGCAGCAGAAGAATCAGAACACATTGAAGAAGGAAAACCTTCTATTCAGAAGTTACAAGACCTTCAAGATGAACTTGACGAG GTCAAGGATGAGGCAAATGAAAAGATATTGAAATTGGAGCATAAGTATAAAGAGAAATGGAGGTCTGTGTATCATAAAAGGAAGAAGCTAATCACTTCGATTCCTGATTTCTGGTTAACTGCG TTTTTGAATCATCCTGGACTTGGTGATCTCATAACTGAAGACGATCGAAAG GTTTTCAAGTACCTAAAGTCACTGGATGTTGAAGAATTTAAAAACGTGAAGTCTACATACTCGATAACCTTT AACTTTAGCCCGAACCCGTACTTTGAAGATGCAAACCTCTCAAAGACATTCTCATTCTCTGATGAAGGGATGGCTACCAAGATAACTGGTACAAAAATCAAGTGGAAGGAGGGCATG GACATTGCTAATGGAGTTAATCGTGAGAAAAAAGGGAGCAAACGTCCCTTTGTCGAAGAAag CTTTTTTACCTGGTTCAACGAGGCCCAACAAGAATTTCCGGAAGGGATTCATGATGAG GTGGCAGAGATAATAAAAGGGGATTTATGGCCCAATCCTCTTAAATATTTTAACAAT GTGTCTGATGAAGATGGTtctgagggagaagaagaagatgagaaagatTCTGATGGAGAGAAAAATGGTGATGAGGAGTTTGAGGTAGATGGAGATGGTGAAAAG AATTTGGATAATCATATCAGTACCAGCTTAGACGTGGGTACTGATTTGGTGCAAAGTCATGAGAATGAGCTATCATTAACTGTGGATGTGGGACATGTTTTCCAAACTGATCTG GTGTTTGATTCACGAGATCATATCATCCAGTGGTGTCAGGAGGTCGGTAAGCAAAATAAGATAGTGATTGTGATTATTAAATCTCAAAAACCAATTGCAGGTAAAAAAGCCAGACTCACACTTGGGTGTGAGAGGGGAGGTTTTTTTCGCAACCACAAGAAGAAGTCAGAACAACTTAAGGAGAAACCACGACAGAGGAAAAGAGCAACTGGGACAAAGAAGTGTGGATGTCCCTTTGCCTTAAAAGGAGTATGGTCTCCAGGTGATAAATGGAAGCTTGAGGTTCAGTGTGGGAGACACAACCACGAGCTTGCTGTTGGGAATTCTTATGTTGGCAGGCTAAAGGAAGATGAGAGACAATTACTTATTGAAATGACAAAGAGTGGGCTCCGACCGAGACAAGTGCTTaaaacaatcaaacaaacaaggGAAGGGAACATGTCGACTATGAGAACTATTTACAATGCGAGGTCACGTTTGAGGTTAGGCGATATGGAAAGAAGGTCTGCGATGCAGCAGGTTATGAAACTCTTGTCAGAACATCATTATGTGGAATGGCATAGGATGGATACAGAGACAAATGAAGTAAAAGACATATTATGGGCCCACCCTGAATCCCTTCAATTAGCGAAGTGCTTTCCTTCTGTTTTATTGGTTGACTGCACATATAAAACAAAGCGATACCGAATGCCGTTATTCGAGATTGTAGGGGTTACATCAACGTGCAAGACATTCACCGTCGCGTTTGGGATTATGGAGGCTGAGACAGAAGCGCACTACTCATGGGCCTTATCTTGTCTTAGGACGATTTATGATGCAGAGTCTCTGCCCTCTGTATTTGTGACAGAGAAAGAGAGTGCACTGATTAGGGGAATAAGTGATATCTTTCCACAAGCCAGCCAACTACTTTGCACTTACCACATTTCCAAGGATGTGGCATCAAATTGCAAGAAACATTTCCAGAACAGTGAAGAATTGGACATATTTTTGAAAGAGTGGAATGAAATAACACAAGCGAAAACGCATATTGACTTCTATGATGGTTTTGCAGAATTTGAACGTAAATGGGTCAATTATCCTGCTTGCTTGAGATATCTGCGGGAAACGTGGTTAGAACAGAAAGAGCATTTTGTATCGTCATGGACCAGTGAAGTTAAGCATTTTGGATACACAACCACAAATAGAGCTAAGAAAGCACATTCAGAATTAAAACAACACCTGAGATCATCAAAACGTAACTATACATCATGTTGGATGGCGATGCACAGGATGATAATTGGGGAAATAATAGCAGTGAAGGCCTCATTTGAGAAAACTTTGTCTACACTACAACCTTCTTATAGTTCACCTGCATTTAATGAGTTAAGGGGTCTTGTTTCTCACCATGCTCTCGATCTATTGGTCATGGAGCTCTCGTGGGATATCGAAGTTGACATTGATGGTTCAGATTGTCGATGTGCAATAAGTTTTACACATGGACTGCCTTGTGTTCACAAGATAGTCGGATTTGCTCAAGAGGGTCGACCTATTCCTTTGTCTGAGATTGACCCACATTGGAGGACACTCACGGCAATCCCTACCACAAAGCGACACAGTGATTCAGATTACCTCCCTGATTGGGATCTTTTCAAACAGAAATGGGAGACTTCGACCGAAGAAGAACGCCAAGGAATGTGGAGGAAGCTAAAGCATATCGTCACTCCCACTTTGATAATGACAGAAGAGCCCAGCCCCTTTGATTGCTTGGAGGATCAGATCGTGGAGCCCACCTTAGACGCCACAGAAAAATCCAGTGATTGCGGATCATTGGAAGAACAAACTACACAGAACCCTGTTGATAGTGATCACATGGAAGATCAAATTGTTACATCTGTATTGACTACCGCGGAAGAACCCAGTAGTTGTGTAGCCTTGGACGTTGTTATTCCCAATTCGACAAAGGTGCCCGAACCCGATGATTGTAAACACACGGAGGATCCAACTGTTACTCTTACCTTGTCAATTGCGGAAGAGCCCTCTAATCTTGTGCATGTGGAGGATAAAATGATTACTCCCACCGACAGTGACGCAAGTACTAGGTGA